The sequence below is a genomic window from Burkholderia contaminans.
GTTGCCGCCCCGCTCCACGCCGAAGAAAAGGAGTCCATCATGTCTTCCCTGCTCAGTGCCTATGATCTGCGCGGCCTCGCGCTGCCGAACCGCGTCGTGATGGGGCCGATGACGCGCTCGCGCGCGCCGTCGCGCGGGCTGCCCACCGAACTGATGGCCGAGTACTACGCGCAGCGCGCGTCGGCCGGCCTGATCGTGACCGAGGCGACCAACGTCAGCCGCGCGTCCGCCGCATTCGAGCTGACACCGGGGCTCGTCGACGATGCGCAAGCCGCCGGCTGGAAGGTCGTCACCGATGCCGTGCATGCGCGCGGCGGGCGCATTTTCGCGCAACTGTGGCACGGCGGGCGCGTCAGCTCGCTGACGCTGCTCGGCGGCGCCGCGCCGCTGTCGCCGTCCGGCGTGAACGACGACCTCGAACAGCTGCAGGTATGGGCACAGTTGCAGAACGGCTACTACACGAAGATTCACGCGACGCCGTCGCGCGCAATGACGACCGACGAAGTCGTCGCGGCCGTCGATGAATTCCGGCAAGCGGCCACGCGCGCGATGGCCGCCGGCTTCGACGGCGTCGAGATCCATGCGGCCAACGGCTACCTGCCGCACCAGTTCCTGTCGTCGACGCTGAACCGCCGCGACGATCGCTACGGCGGCTCGCTCGCGAACCGCGCGCGCTTTCTTGCGGAAATCATCGACGCGGTCGGCGGCGTGATGCCGCTCGGCCGCGTCGGCGTGCGGATCTCGCCGTACGCGAAGTACAACAACGTGCGCGATGCCGATCCGGATGCGACGCTCGCGTACGTCGGCCGGATGCTCGACGACGCGGGTGTCGCCTATCTGCACGCGGCCGACACCAACGGCTGGAGCGGCGAGCCCGATCTGCCGCGCATCGTCGAGCACGCGCGCCGGTCGTTCGGCGGCACGCTGATCGTCAACGGCGGCATTTCACCGGACGCGGCAAACGCGTTGATCGACGCGCGCGACGCCGATCTCGTCGCGTTCGCACGCGCCTATATCGCGAACCCCGATCTCGTCGAACGCCTCGCGGCACGCGCCCCGCTCGCGGAACCGAAAACCGTCGGCTGGTACGGCGGCGACCGCGCGGGATACGTCGACTATGCGCGGCACGACGCGGCCGGATCGCCCGCGTAGCCGGCGGTTGCGCCGCGCACGGCACGGGGCGTCGCGCACCCCGTCGCGATACCTCGGCCTGCGCGGCCGATTCCCGCTCGATGCAATGGCGCCGTCACGCGTCGCTCCACCGCGCCCCCAGCACGCGCCCGCAGAAATTCGGCCGCTGGAAATCCGGATCCGCGCGTTCGAGCACGTCGGCGCTCCACGTGCCGAAAGTCGACTGCGGCCGATGCTCGACGCCGCGCGCGACCGCGGCAAGGAAGGTTTCGCGAAATCCGCTGCCGCGCGGGTAAGCCGCGAGCAGCGCGGTACGCTCGTCGGCGGTGTAGCTGTCGAAATCGGTTGCCATCAAATCCGTCGACACGGCGCGTGCCAGCGCGCGGGCGAGCGGCGACGCGCGCTCGGCCACACCGGGCGTCGTATGCAGCGCGATCGCGTGCCAGACGTCGTCGCGCATGCTGCGTGCGCGCCGATGCCGCACCAGCAGCGCGCGCGCGGCATCCGCGCCGTCGAGCTCGTAACGCTCGGGCGAGCGGCAGTAAGCGGGGCTCAGCCCCATGTTCGCGTACATCGCGGCGACGTACAGCGCATCGGCATCGCACCCTTCGCCTGCACGCCGCGCGGCGAGCGACGCGAACACGAACACGCGCGCGGCATGATCGGCGAGCGCGGCAGGCAACGCTGCACGCGCCGC
It includes:
- a CDS encoding alkene reductase, which translates into the protein MSSLLSAYDLRGLALPNRVVMGPMTRSRAPSRGLPTELMAEYYAQRASAGLIVTEATNVSRASAAFELTPGLVDDAQAAGWKVVTDAVHARGGRIFAQLWHGGRVSSLTLLGGAAPLSPSGVNDDLEQLQVWAQLQNGYYTKIHATPSRAMTTDEVVAAVDEFRQAATRAMAAGFDGVEIHAANGYLPHQFLSSTLNRRDDRYGGSLANRARFLAEIIDAVGGVMPLGRVGVRISPYAKYNNVRDADPDATLAYVGRMLDDAGVAYLHAADTNGWSGEPDLPRIVEHARRSFGGTLIVNGGISPDAANALIDARDADLVAFARAYIANPDLVERLAARAPLAEPKTVGWYGGDRAGYVDYARHDAAGSPA
- a CDS encoding phosphohydrolase, with the protein product MNVAHTRAPSTGDEVAGVSIPRTTLAVEAADAARAALPAALADHAARVFVFASLAARRAGEGCDADALYVAAMYANMGLSPAYCRSPERYELDGADAARALLVRHRRARSMRDDVWHAIALHTTPGVAERASPLARALARAVSTDLMATDFDSYTADERTALLAAYPRGSGFRETFLAAVARGVEHRPQSTFGTWSADVLERADPDFQRPNFCGRVLGARWSDA